In one Aricia agestis chromosome 21, ilAriAges1.1, whole genome shotgun sequence genomic region, the following are encoded:
- the LOC121737779 gene encoding uncharacterized protein LOC121737779 → MSVLDRIPTVISCCFCCFLRAGTIMIAIFTFALGAFYVPNLAYLTDQNYLWHTAGESVLSYLGTATEHAARCILGCAGLMLMIIGIMLIVGALCNFAKLLSIYEWGLIIHTAITTVLYFALAMVCFFYHSQSYQTGIILLGIVVLNLVVTAYFVIVVNSLRMSISYLKGYQV, encoded by the exons ATGTCGGTGCTGGATAGGATTCCAACAGTCATTAGCTGTTGTTTCTGCTGCTTTTTACGAGCTGGCACCATCATGATAGCTATATTCACTTTC GCTCTCGGCGCGTTCTACGTGCCCAACCTAGCCTACCTAACCGACCAGAACTACCTGTGGCATACCGCAGGGGAGTCCGTCCTATCCTACCTCGGCACGGCGACCGAGCACGCCGCGAGGTGTATACTTGGCTGTGCGGGGCTAATGCTGATGATCATCGGTATCATGCTGATTGTTGGAGCCTTATGT AACTTTGCGAAGTTGCTCAGCATATACGAATGGGGTCTGATCATCCACACCGCGATCACCACCGTGCTGTACTTCGCCCTGGCCATGGTCTGCTTCTTCTACCACTCCCAGAGCTACCAGACGGGCATCATACTGCTAGGGATCGTCGTTCTGAATTTGGTTG TGACGGCATATTTCGTCATCGTAGTCAACAGTCTTCGCATGTCCATCAGCTATTTGAAGGGATACCAAGTCTGA
- the LOC121737766 gene encoding uncharacterized protein LOC121737766: MCDILPEISKFCMCLSLRLGMLIIAVLAIVTGAIGLSVMQQRSNVNLDLVKNATDVTAQNVIKKGSTLLTSVISFMMVLFMIAGISLLIGNLWDNDGAIQGFVGIMLLNLLLGFICVVTTALQCITQDQCLLSDFDWLSGAVILIAITGILFLWVYFTSIASSYLAGA; the protein is encoded by the exons ATGTGCGACATTTTGCCTGAAATATCTAAATTCTGCATGTGCCTGTCGTTAAGGCTTGGCATGCTTATTATAGCTGTGTTAGCTATT GTGACTGGAGCAATAGGACTCAGCGTGATGCAGCAGAGATCTAACGTCAACTTAGACTTGGTGAAAAACGCTACGGATGTGACAG CACAGAACGTGATCAAGAAGGGCAGCACGCTGCTGACTTCCGTCATCAGCTTCATGATGGTACTGTTCATGATAGCAGGTATCTCGCTGCTCATTGGCAACCTTTGG GACAACGACGGCGCGATCCAGGGTTTCGTAGGCATAATGCTGCTGAATCTTCTCCTGGGTTTTATCTGTGTGGTGACGACGGCACTCCAGTGCATCACCCAGGACCAGTGCCTCCTTAGCGACTTCGACTGGCTGTCGGGAGCGGTCATCCTCATAGCTATCACGGGGATACTGTTTT TGTGGGTGTACTTCACGTCGATAGCGAGCAGCTACTTGGCCGGCGCTTAA